DNA sequence from the Sphingomonas taxi genome:
GCATCGGGTTGCAGCCAGCACAGACGATCACCGGCGAGCGGTTGCAGCGCACCGGCGAACAGCGCATGCGCATCGAGCAATTCGACCTGCTCGCCATCGATCATCACCACCCCGGCGACCGGCCCGACACCGCGCGCGGGCGCAACCTCGGTCGGCAGCTGGACGATCTCGACCGGCTCGTGGATCGCATAGGCGATCTCGGCGACGCCATCGGTCAGGCGCAGCACCGGCACGTCGCGGCGATCGCCGATCGGCGCGACGGAATAGAGCGGTACCAGACTGCCGCCGATCGCCAGCCGCAACTGGCCGCCGGTACGACGGATCGTCTCGGTCGAGACCGGCTCGACGCGGTCGATCGCGGCGAGCGGCAGCACGCGGCGCTGGCCGTCGAGATCCTCGAACATCAGCGCAAGCACGCCGGGCGCCGCCGCGGCGACCGCAACGTCCTGCTCGGCGGCGAGGCCGTGCAGGAAGCGCAGGCCGGCGACCGCGGCGATGCCGGATGCGTCGAGCAGCAGCATCGGCAGGCCCGAATCGGGCAACGTATGGCCGGCATAGACGCCGGTCGCCATCACCGCCGGCGCGGCGGGCTTCACCACCAGTTCCTCGGTATCGATGACGTGATCGATCGCCAGCGCGTAATCGCCGTCGCGGGTGGAGACGATCGCCAGCGTCGTCTCGCCGCCGTCGCCGATGCCGAGCAGCCGGCCGAGCGACACCAAAGGCAGCCGCCGGCCGCGGACCGTCGCCACCTCGGCATCGCCGACGGTGTCGATCCGCACCGATTCGCCGCGCACGCGCAGGATCTCGTCGACCGACTGGCGCGCGATCGCGAAGCGCTGGTCGCCGACGCCGACGACGATCGTCGACATGATCGACAGCGTCAGCGGCACCGCGATGACGATCGTCAGCCCCTGCCCCGGCCGGCTGGCGAGCTGGATACGCCCGCCGATATGTTCGATGTTGGAGCGCACCACGTCCATGCCGACGCCGCGGCCGGAGATGGCGGTGACGGTGTCGCGGCTCGACAGGCCGGCGTGGAAGACGAGATCGAGCCGCGCCGCGGCGTCCATGCCGGCGAGCGCGGCATCGGTGACCAGCCCCTGCGCCCGCGCCTTGGCGGCGAGCCGGTCGACGTCGATGCCACGGCCGTCGTCGGCGATCTCGACCAGGATCTGGTTGCCCGACTGGCGCGCCGAGACGAACAGCCGGCCGATATCGGGCTTGCCCGCGGCACGCCGCTCGGCGGGGCGCTCGATGCCGTGATCGACCGCGTTGCGGATGATGTGGACCAGCGGATCGCGCATCAGCTCGATCATTTCGCGGTCGAGCTCGACGTCGGCGCCGTCGATGCTGAGCGCCACCTGCTTGCCGAGTTCGCCGGCGGTATCGCGCACCATCCGCGGCAGCGCCGAGAAGAGCGCGTCGATCCGCTGCATCCGCGTGCGCGTGACGGTGTCGCGCATGTCGGAAACGGTCAACGACAGCCGTTCCAGTGCCGCCTCGACCAGGGGATCGACCTGTTCGTCGCGCAGCCGGCGGGCGAGTTCGTTGCGCGCCAGCACCATCTCCGACATACCGCTCATCATCCGGTCGAGCAGGTCGACGTTGAGGCGGACCGAACGGCTGCTGGCGCGGACCATCGCGGCGGGCTGAACCTGTGCGACGGGCCGTGCGTCCTCGGCGAGCGCGGCGATCAGCAGATCCTCGCTGGAATCGTCGAGCGCCGTGCCCGAATCGATCGCCTCGACCAGTTCGCCGATGCGATCGACGATCGCGAGCACCGCATCGACCAGCAACGTGTCGGGCACGCGCTTGCCGTCGCGCACCGCGGCGAGCACGTCCTCGGCGGCGTGACTGAGCCGCGCCAGCCGCGGCAGATCGAGAAATCCGCAGCTGCCCTTCACCGTATGGACGAAGCGGAAGATCGCATCGAGCCGCGCCCGATCGGTCGGCGCCGCCTCCCACGCGACGATCTCCCCCGAGAGCGCCTCGAGCGTCTCGCGGGTCTCGGCGATGAATTCCTGTAAAAGGTCGTCCATGGGTCCCCGGCAGTTCGTTACGGCTCATGGGGGGAGACAGGTTAAGGCGGCGTTTAGTCGTCGGGAGCGTGTATCGCGGAGGACGCGGGACCTATTCGAATGTCCGTAATGTCGGCGGATCAACACCGTGTTCCTGCGAAAGCAGGAACCCAGGGCCAAGCAGGACAACAACTTACGGCATACGGAACCCTGGGCTCCTGCGTTCGCAGGAGCACTGGCGGACTTTGCCGAGGTCGCGCGCAGGCTTCACCCGACCGATGCGATGCGCCGCCGCTTACACAAAAGGCACACAGAGGCCGGCTATCCTGCGCGGATGGGGACCACGCCAGCTTGTGATGGCCGGACGCGATCGGCGCTGGCGGCGGCAGTCTCGCCCTATCTGCTCGCGCATTTCGCCAAGAGCCAATTGTGGCATGCCAGCACCTTGCTGTTCGGCTTCTTCCTCACCGAGGCCTGTGGCCTGAACGCTTCGGCGATGAGCCTGGTGATGGCCGCGACGCTCGCGCTCAACGGCGTGGTCGATGCGGCTCTGGGGGTCCACTGGCGCGGGCGGATGGTCGGTCTCGCCGGCGCGGCGCGGTTGCAGCTTGGCGCCACGCCGGCGACCTGCCTGTTCTTCCTGTCGTTCTGCGCGACGCCATTGCTCGGGGCGGAACTGCGGCTGCCGTGGGCGCTGGCGACGTTGCTGGGGTTCCGCGTCGCCTATCCGTTCATCGACGTGCCGCAGAATGCGATGGTCGCGCTGGCGCCGCTCGACGAGGACGGGCGCTGCACGCTGCTCGCGCGGCGCAACGTCGCCTCGGGGCTTGCGAGCATCGCGGTCGGTGGCTGCGGCGGGCCGCTGCTGATCCACGGCCATGCCGATCTGCCGTGGCTGGCGTGGGCGACGACCCTGTCGCTGCTGGTCTGCGCGACCGGCTGGTGGCTGGCCCGCGCGCCGGTCACCGGGGTCGCAGGGCCGCCGGCGCGGCGCGACGGGGACGGTAACGGGGCGGCCCTGCGCTTCACGACGATCCTCGCCGCGTTGACGGTGATGGTGGCGGCGAGTTCGTTGTTCCGCGCGCTCGAGCCGTATTATGCCGCTTATGCCGCGGGGGGTGTCGGGCTGCTGCTGTGGGCGGGGATCGGCGGGCTCGTCAGCCAGCCGGCGTGGCTCGCCTGCCGGCGCCGGGTGCGGACCAGCGGCGCCTTGGGCGCGGCGGCGCTGGCGTTGCTGCTCGCCGCGCTGATCCTGCTCGGCCCGCTGCGGACCACGGCGGCGGGCGTGATCCTCGCCGGGCTCGGCTTCGGTGCGGGGACGAGCGGCCTGTGGCTGATGCTATGGGCGGCGATGATGCACCGCGCTGCGGCGGGCGGCGCGACCGGCTATGTCGGCGTCTTCACCTGCGTGTCGAAGCTGGCGCAGGCGGCAGCGATGCTGCTGCTCGGCCATGTCCTCGCCGGCTCCGCCTATCGCGATACGCTCACCGATCCGCACTCGCCGCCGTCGCTGCTGATCGTCGCGGCGCTTTCGACGCTGGCGGCGACGTGCGTCGCGCTGGCGCTCGCCTGCCGACACCGCGCGGCGTCCGGCGCGAGACTGCGGGCGGCGGTCAGCGGCAGCTAGGCGATTCGGTGCCGTCGGTCCCGAACCGCCAGATCGTCGTCTGCCGATAGGTCTGGCCCGGTCGCAGGATCGTCGTCGGGAATTGCGGATGATGCGGACTGTCGGAGACGTGCTGCATCTCCAGCGCGACGCCGTCGCCGGGCTGGTAGACGTGGCCGCTCGGGCCGGCGTCGCTGCCGTCGATATAGCCGCCGGTATAGACCTGCACCGACGGCTCGGTCGTCTCGATCGTCAGCGTCCGGCCCGACGCCGGATCGATCAGCCGCGCCACCGGCGCGAGCGTCCCGACGGGCTTGTCGAACAGCCAGGCGTGATTGTAGCCGCGACCCTTGAGCACCGGGCTGGCGATCCGCTCGCCGATGCGGCGCGGGCAGCGGAAGTCCATCGGCGTATCGGCGACCGGCGCCAGCGCGCCGGTCGGGATGCCGCCGGCATCGGTGACGATCGCTTGCGCCGCCTTGAGCTGCAGCCACTGGCCGAACACGCTGCCGCTGCCCTCGCCCGCGAGATTGAAATAGCTGTGATTGGTGATGTTGAGCGCGGTCGGCCGGGTGGTGCGCGCGGTATAGTCGATGTGCAGCGCATTGTCGGCGGCGAGCCGGTAGCGCACCGTCACCGTCAGGCGGCCCGGAAAATTCTGGAAGCCGTCGGCACTGACCAACGTAAAGGTCGCACGGTCGCCGCCCGATCGGCGGCTCAAGCGCCAGTCTGCGGTGTCGAAGCCGAACGGGCCGCCGCCATGCAGCGCGTTGGCGCCGTCGTTGGCGACCAGGCTCACCGGCCGGCCATCGATCGCGAAGCGCGCGCCGGCGATCCGCCCGGCATAGCGCCCGATCGTCGCGCCGAACCCGTTCTTGCGGATCTTGGTCCGATAATCCGCGGCCCTGGGATAGCCGAGCACGACATTGGCGACGCGGCCGGTCCGGTCGGGCACCTCGATCGCGGTCACGATCGCACCCTGCGGGATCAGGCGGACCGCCATCCCCTTGCCGTTGCGCAGCGTGATCGTCGGATCGGCCGGGGTCGGCGCGGTGGCGGCGACGAGGAGCAGGAGAAGCATCACCCGCCGGTTCTATGGCAGTGCTTCCATCGGCGCGAGCTTCTTTTCACCTTGGTTGGCGCGCCGACGGGGTACGATTCCTGAACATCGGATACAGCCAAGGTTCAGCGCTTATGCTTAATATCGCCGTCATGATTGACTCCGATCTGCCAGCAACCGGGCCGCAAACGCCGCAGGCGACGCCCAAGAT
Encoded proteins:
- a CDS encoding MFS transporter; the encoded protein is MGTTPACDGRTRSALAAAVSPYLLAHFAKSQLWHASTLLFGFFLTEACGLNASAMSLVMAATLALNGVVDAALGVHWRGRMVGLAGAARLQLGATPATCLFFLSFCATPLLGAELRLPWALATLLGFRVAYPFIDVPQNAMVALAPLDEDGRCTLLARRNVASGLASIAVGGCGGPLLIHGHADLPWLAWATTLSLLVCATGWWLARAPVTGVAGPPARRDGDGNGAALRFTTILAALTVMVAASSLFRALEPYYAAYAAGGVGLLLWAGIGGLVSQPAWLACRRRVRTSGALGAAALALLLAALILLGPLRTTAAGVILAGLGFGAGTSGLWLMLWAAMMHRAAAGGATGYVGVFTCVSKLAQAAAMLLLGHVLAGSAYRDTLTDPHSPPSLLIVAALSTLAATCVALALACRHRAASGARLRAAVSGS
- a CDS encoding chemotaxis protein CheA gives rise to the protein MDDLLQEFIAETRETLEALSGEIVAWEAAPTDRARLDAIFRFVHTVKGSCGFLDLPRLARLSHAAEDVLAAVRDGKRVPDTLLVDAVLAIVDRIGELVEAIDSGTALDDSSEDLLIAALAEDARPVAQVQPAAMVRASSRSVRLNVDLLDRMMSGMSEMVLARNELARRLRDEQVDPLVEAALERLSLTVSDMRDTVTRTRMQRIDALFSALPRMVRDTAGELGKQVALSIDGADVELDREMIELMRDPLVHIIRNAVDHGIERPAERRAAGKPDIGRLFVSARQSGNQILVEIADDGRGIDVDRLAAKARAQGLVTDAALAGMDAAARLDLVFHAGLSSRDTVTAISGRGVGMDVVRSNIEHIGGRIQLASRPGQGLTIVIAVPLTLSIMSTIVVGVGDQRFAIARQSVDEILRVRGESVRIDTVGDAEVATVRGRRLPLVSLGRLLGIGDGGETTLAIVSTRDGDYALAIDHVIDTEELVVKPAAPAVMATGVYAGHTLPDSGLPMLLLDASGIAAVAGLRFLHGLAAEQDVAVAAAAPGVLALMFEDLDGQRRVLPLAAIDRVEPVSTETIRRTGGQLRLAIGGSLVPLYSVAPIGDRRDVPVLRLTDGVAEIAYAIHEPVEIVQLPTEVAPARGVGPVAGVVMIDGEQVELLDAHALFAGALQPLAGDRLCWLQPDAGGWMETFLRPMLEALGYRCVMQPPPDGPADVALVMDDVAIAPAAARNVVRLRQERHDAGDPASIYRYDRPALLDALAHAVGGR
- a CDS encoding aldose epimerase family protein — translated: MLLLLLVAATAPTPADPTITLRNGKGMAVRLIPQGAIVTAIEVPDRTGRVANVVLGYPRAADYRTKIRKNGFGATIGRYAGRIAGARFAIDGRPVSLVANDGANALHGGGPFGFDTADWRLSRRSGGDRATFTLVSADGFQNFPGRLTVTVRYRLAADNALHIDYTARTTRPTALNITNHSYFNLAGEGSGSVFGQWLQLKAAQAIVTDAGGIPTGALAPVADTPMDFRCPRRIGERIASPVLKGRGYNHAWLFDKPVGTLAPVARLIDPASGRTLTIETTEPSVQVYTGGYIDGSDAGPSGHVYQPGDGVALEMQHVSDSPHHPQFPTTILRPGQTYRQTTIWRFGTDGTESPSCR